Proteins from one Salvelinus sp. IW2-2015 linkage group LG9, ASM291031v2, whole genome shotgun sequence genomic window:
- the LOC111968708 gene encoding solute carrier family 35 member F4 isoform X1, producing the protein MISTEGAEGGGDQPCFRLEPLNAHLSGKAGETHLLYGDTDATSKVTANGVQDIEDRILRITGYYGYYPGYSSHRREEGSESRADTPGSEASGEGTSYQTCANTVLKVLGGLLLVLCVSSSWVGTTQLVQLTFKSFSCPFFISWFSTNWNILLFPLYYGGHVVTTRDKQTPIQKFRECSKLFGEDGMTLKLFLKRTAPFSILWTLTNYLYLLALRKLTATDVSALYCCHKAFVFLLSWIVLKDRFMGVRIVAAIMAITGIVMMAYADGFHGDSIIGVALAVGSASTSALYKVLFKMFLGSASLGEVAHFLSTMGVFNLIFISFIPLILYFTKVEHWGSLSSLPWGYLCGLAGLWLVFNILVNVGVVLTYPILISIGTLLSVPGNAAVDVLKHEVIFSVVRLAATCIICLGFLLLLLPEEWDSVTLRFLAAFADKKSEEHGEELTESSIHTRSRSRANGTVSIPMA; encoded by the exons ATGATCAGTACCGAGGGTGCTGAAGGTGGAGGAGACCAGCCCTGCTTTCGGCTGGAACCTTTGAACGCGCACCTATCAGGCAAAGCGGGTGAAACCCACCTTCTCTATGGGGACACGGACGCCACCTCTAAAGTGACCGCCAACGGTGTGCAAGACATTGAGGATAGAATTTTGCGGATCACTGGTTATTACGGCTATTATCCGGGCTACTCCAGTCACAGAA GAGAGGAGGGTTCTGAGTCTCGTGCAGACACACCAGGCAGCGAGGCCAGTGGAGAGGGGACATCGTACCAGACGTGTGCTAACACAGTGCTGAAGGTGCTGGGTGGCCTCCTATTGGTCCTATGTGTCTCCTCCTCCTGGGTGGGCACCACTCAGCTGGTCCAGCTCACCTTCAAGTCCTTCTCCTGCCCCTTCTTCATCTCCTGGTTCAGCACCAACTGGaacatcctcctcttccctctctactACGGAGGCCATGTGGTCACCACCCGGGACAAGCAGACGCCTATACAGAAATTCAG AGAGTGCAGCAAGCTTTTCGGGGAAGATGGGATGACCCTCAAGCTGTTCCTGAAGAGGACAGCCCCCTTCTCCATCCTGTGGACCCTGACTAACTACCTGTACCTGCTGGCCCTGAGGAAGCTGACCGCCACTGACGTCTCAGCCCTCTACTGCTGCCACAAGGCCTTCGTCTTCCTGCTGTCCTGGATTGTCCTGAAGGACCGCTTCATGGGTGTACGG ATTGTGGCAGCCATAATGGCCATCACAGGCATTGTCATGATGGCATATGCAGATGGTTTCCATGGGGACTCCATCATAGGTGTGGCCTTGGCTGTGGGCTCTGCCTCCACATCGGCTCTCTACAAG GTGCTGTTTAAGATGTTCCTGGGCAGTGCCAGCCTGGGTGAGGTGGCTCACTTCCTCTCCACCATGGGTGTCTTCAATCTCATTTTCATCTCCTTCATCCCCCTCATCCTCTACTTCACCAAAGTGGAGCACTGGGGCTCTCTGTCCTCGCTGCCCTGGGGATACCTGTGTGGCCtggctgggctctggctgg TGTTCAATATCCTGGTTAATGTTGGTGTGGTGCTTACCTACCCCATCCTCATCTCTATAGGAACACTGCTCAGTGTGCCCGGCAATGcag CGGTAGATGtgttgaaacatgaggttatCTTCAGTGTGGTACGTCTGGCTGCCACCTGCATCATCTGCCTGGgcttcctgctgctgctgcttcctgaGGAGTGGGACTCCGTCACTCTGCGCTTCCTCGCCGCCTTTGCAGACAAGAAGTCTGAGGAGCATGGCGAGGAGCTGACCGAGTCCAGCATCCACACGCGCAGCCGCAGCCGAGCCAATGGCACCGTCTCAATCCCTATGGCATGA
- the LOC111968708 gene encoding solute carrier family 35 member F4 isoform X2 → MKKHSARVAPLSSYSSQVLTCPISEGEEGSESRADTPGSEASGEGTSYQTCANTVLKVLGGLLLVLCVSSSWVGTTQLVQLTFKSFSCPFFISWFSTNWNILLFPLYYGGHVVTTRDKQTPIQKFRECSKLFGEDGMTLKLFLKRTAPFSILWTLTNYLYLLALRKLTATDVSALYCCHKAFVFLLSWIVLKDRFMGVRIVAAIMAITGIVMMAYADGFHGDSIIGVALAVGSASTSALYKVLFKMFLGSASLGEVAHFLSTMGVFNLIFISFIPLILYFTKVEHWGSLSSLPWGYLCGLAGLWLVFNILVNVGVVLTYPILISIGTLLSVPGNAAVDVLKHEVIFSVVRLAATCIICLGFLLLLLPEEWDSVTLRFLAAFADKKSEEHGEELTESSIHTRSRSRANGTVSIPMA, encoded by the exons ATGAAGAAGCACTCGGCCAGAGTGGCTCCTCTCAGCTCCTACAGCTCCCAGGTCCTCACCTGCCCCATCTCCGAAG GAGAGGAGGGTTCTGAGTCTCGTGCAGACACACCAGGCAGCGAGGCCAGTGGAGAGGGGACATCGTACCAGACGTGTGCTAACACAGTGCTGAAGGTGCTGGGTGGCCTCCTATTGGTCCTATGTGTCTCCTCCTCCTGGGTGGGCACCACTCAGCTGGTCCAGCTCACCTTCAAGTCCTTCTCCTGCCCCTTCTTCATCTCCTGGTTCAGCACCAACTGGaacatcctcctcttccctctctactACGGAGGCCATGTGGTCACCACCCGGGACAAGCAGACGCCTATACAGAAATTCAG AGAGTGCAGCAAGCTTTTCGGGGAAGATGGGATGACCCTCAAGCTGTTCCTGAAGAGGACAGCCCCCTTCTCCATCCTGTGGACCCTGACTAACTACCTGTACCTGCTGGCCCTGAGGAAGCTGACCGCCACTGACGTCTCAGCCCTCTACTGCTGCCACAAGGCCTTCGTCTTCCTGCTGTCCTGGATTGTCCTGAAGGACCGCTTCATGGGTGTACGG ATTGTGGCAGCCATAATGGCCATCACAGGCATTGTCATGATGGCATATGCAGATGGTTTCCATGGGGACTCCATCATAGGTGTGGCCTTGGCTGTGGGCTCTGCCTCCACATCGGCTCTCTACAAG GTGCTGTTTAAGATGTTCCTGGGCAGTGCCAGCCTGGGTGAGGTGGCTCACTTCCTCTCCACCATGGGTGTCTTCAATCTCATTTTCATCTCCTTCATCCCCCTCATCCTCTACTTCACCAAAGTGGAGCACTGGGGCTCTCTGTCCTCGCTGCCCTGGGGATACCTGTGTGGCCtggctgggctctggctgg TGTTCAATATCCTGGTTAATGTTGGTGTGGTGCTTACCTACCCCATCCTCATCTCTATAGGAACACTGCTCAGTGTGCCCGGCAATGcag CGGTAGATGtgttgaaacatgaggttatCTTCAGTGTGGTACGTCTGGCTGCCACCTGCATCATCTGCCTGGgcttcctgctgctgctgcttcctgaGGAGTGGGACTCCGTCACTCTGCGCTTCCTCGCCGCCTTTGCAGACAAGAAGTCTGAGGAGCATGGCGAGGAGCTGACCGAGTCCAGCATCCACACGCGCAGCCGCAGCCGAGCCAATGGCACCGTCTCAATCCCTATGGCATGA